In a single window of the Eshraghiella crossota genome:
- a CDS encoding peptidylprolyl isomerase, producing the protein MAKNPIVKFEMNDGSIFEAELYPDIAPNTVNNFISLVKKGFYDGLIFHRVIKGFMIQGGDPQGTGMGGPGYSIKGEFSNNGFTNDLKHTPGVLSMARAMDPDSAGSQFFIMHETSPHLDGSYAAFGKVINGLDVINTIADVRTDWNDRPMEDQMIKSVTVDTFGVEYDEPVTIK; encoded by the coding sequence ATGGCTAAAAATCCTATTGTTAAATTTGAAATGAATGACGGCAGCATTTTTGAGGCTGAATTATATCCTGATATTGCACCTAATACCGTCAACAATTTTATAAGTCTTGTTAAGAAAGGTTTCTATGACGGACTTATTTTCCATCGTGTAATCAAAGGTTTTATGATTCAGGGTGGCGACCCACAGGGTACAGGCATGGGCGGCCCCGGTTACTCAATCAAGGGTGAATTCTCTAATAATGGTTTTACTAATGACCTTAAGCATACACCAGGTGTCCTTTCCATGGCAAGAGCTATGGATCCTGATTCTGCCGGTTCACAGTTCTTTATAATGCATGAGACATCCCCTCATCTTGACGGCTCTTACGCTGCTTTTGGCAAGGTTATAAATGGTCTTGATGTTATCAATACCATCGCGGATGTTCGTACCGACTGGAATGACAGGCCAATGGAAGATCAGATGATTAAATCCGTCACAGTAGATACTTTTGGCGTAGAATATGATGAACCTGTTACAATTAAATAA
- the fba gene encoding class II fructose-1,6-bisphosphate aldolase, with protein MLVTAEDMLKKAVAGKYAVGQFNINNLEWTKAVLLTAQELNSPVILGVSEGAGKYMAGFETVAAMVKAMDESLGITVPVALHLDHGTYEGCYKCIKAGFTSIMFDGSHYPIEENVAKTKELVSVTRAMGMSLEAEVGSIGGEEDGVIGMGECADPNECKSVADLGVTMLAAGIGNIHGKYPANWQGLSFETLAAIKELTGEKPLVLHGGTGIPADMIKKAISLGVAKINVNTECQLSFADATRKYIEAGKDLEGKGFDPRKLLAPGFEAIKATVKEKMELFGSVGKA; from the coding sequence ATGTTAGTTACAGCAGAAGATATGCTTAAAAAAGCAGTTGCTGGCAAATATGCAGTAGGCCAGTTCAATATTAATAACCTTGAATGGACTAAAGCTGTTCTTCTTACAGCTCAGGAATTAAATTCACCGGTTATCCTTGGTGTATCAGAAGGTGCCGGCAAATATATGGCAGGTTTTGAAACTGTTGCCGCTATGGTTAAGGCTATGGATGAAAGCTTAGGAATTACAGTTCCTGTTGCATTACACCTTGATCACGGAACATACGAAGGATGTTATAAGTGTATTAAGGCAGGCTTTACATCAATCATGTTCGATGGTTCACACTACCCAATTGAAGAGAACGTTGCTAAGACTAAAGAATTAGTTTCTGTTACACGTGCTATGGGAATGTCCCTTGAAGCAGAAGTTGGTTCAATCGGCGGTGAAGAAGACGGCGTTATCGGTATGGGTGAATGTGCTGATCCTAACGAATGTAAGTCAGTTGCTGACCTCGGTGTAACAATGCTTGCAGCCGGAATCGGTAACATCCATGGTAAATACCCAGCTAACTGGCAGGGACTCAGCTTTGAGACTCTTGCTGCAATCAAGGAATTAACAGGTGAGAAGCCACTCGTTCTTCATGGCGGTACAGGCATCCCTGCTGATATGATTAAGAAAGCAATCTCTCTTGGCGTTGCTAAGATTAACGTTAATACAGAATGTCAGCTTTCATTTGCTGATGCTACACGTAAGTATATTGAAGCAGGTAAGGACCTTGAAGGTAAGGGATTTGACCCTCGTAAACTTCTTGCTCCTGGTTTTGAAGCAATCAAAGCAACAGTTAAAGAAAAAATGGAATTATTCGGTTCAGTAGGAAAAGCCTGA
- the srtB gene encoding class B sortase gives MKEPEIDIEEDSTDIEVIEIDSDTIDGAAADSDAAPNIQNVSEENEPPVQPDNEIENTDTTEQTTSDDDFEIIPAEAVPDDYDNYILTPDDRKFHITKFDIRRYIIIFILTCVMVFCMYQIISRYIGYARERRHNSEINNSVIEENTSTPDLSTDKYKNINPGLAIDFDKLLQINDACAGWIQIPSVGISYPIVQGPDNDYYLHYDISQNEAWSGAIYLDYRNDRSLDEQHFTIYGHHMNDGSMFANLLKYDDPEFYQKNQDNFNNYIYIYQKGRVLVYQIFSVVDTYYDSDPESFLVLISDDETKKSYLNHMRQKQLYETGYFAEPNDRLLTLYTCQSDSTSKERHMVHAKLITEISN, from the coding sequence ATGAAAGAGCCTGAAATTGATATAGAAGAAGATTCTACGGATATAGAGGTTATAGAAATTGATTCTGATACCATTGATGGGGCAGCGGCGGATTCCGACGCTGCCCCTAATATTCAGAATGTTTCAGAAGAAAATGAGCCTCCCGTCCAACCCGATAATGAAATTGAAAATACCGATACCACAGAGCAGACCACATCGGATGATGATTTTGAAATAATCCCTGCTGAGGCTGTCCCTGATGATTATGATAATTATATACTTACTCCTGATGACAGAAAGTTTCATATTACAAAATTTGATATCAGACGTTATATAATAATCTTTATTTTAACGTGTGTGATGGTATTTTGTATGTACCAGATAATTTCACGTTATATAGGATATGCAAGAGAGCGCCGCCATAACAGTGAAATTAATAATTCCGTTATTGAAGAAAATACCTCCACACCCGATTTGAGTACAGATAAATACAAAAATATTAACCCGGGTCTTGCAATTGATTTTGATAAACTTTTACAAATCAATGATGCATGTGCCGGATGGATTCAGATTCCGTCAGTCGGCATAAGTTACCCTATCGTCCAAGGTCCTGATAATGATTACTACCTGCATTATGATATTTCACAAAATGAAGCGTGGTCAGGTGCGATATATCTTGATTACAGAAATGACAGGAGTCTTGATGAACAACATTTTACCATATATGGTCATCACATGAATGACGGCAGTATGTTTGCCAACCTTCTGAAATATGATGATCCTGAATTTTATCAGAAGAATCAGGATAATTTTAACAACTATATCTATATTTACCAGAAAGGAAGAGTACTCGTATACCAAATATTCTCTGTAGTAGATACATATTATGACAGTGACCCTGAATCTTTTCTCGTTCTAATCTCGGATGACGAGACTAAGAAAAGTTATCTCAACCACATGAGACAAAAGCAGCTTTATGAGACAGGATATTTTGCTGAACCAAATGACAGGCTGCTTACTCTTTACACCTGCCAGTCAGATTCGACATCCAAGGAAAGACACATGGTTCATGCCAAATTAATAACTGAAATCAGTAACTGA
- a CDS encoding ammonium transporter: protein MDGNFFGTNGVWYLIGAAFVFFMQAGFAMVETGFTRAKNAGNIIMKNLLDFCLGTVAFLLLGYSLLCGTDHGGFIGWSNFPLNPANWGTTAIDWGSFVFNLVFCATAATIVSGAMAERTKFISYCVYSFVISLIVYPIEAHWVWGGGWLAEKGFIDFAGSACIHTVGGISALIGAKMLGPRIGKFDENGKPKPILGHSITLGALGCFILWFGWYGFNGAAATSNTNLASIFATTTIAPAVSTIVVMVFTWIRNGKPDVSMTLNGSLAGLVAITAGCACVDAVGSAVIGVVAGLVVVFIVWFVENKLKIDDPVGAIAVHGGCGITGTILVGFFATGKGEYTAKGLFYGGGAKLLGTQLIGILSIVAWVAVTMTIVFFIIKKTIGLRVTPAEEIEGLDPTEHGLENAYADFIVKK from the coding sequence ATGGATGGTAATTTTTTTGGAACAAACGGTGTATGGTACCTTATCGGTGCTGCCTTCGTATTCTTTATGCAGGCCGGATTTGCAATGGTAGAAACCGGTTTTACAAGAGCAAAGAATGCAGGTAATATTATTATGAAAAACCTCTTGGACTTCTGTCTTGGAACGGTCGCTTTCCTTTTATTAGGTTATTCACTTCTTTGTGGTACAGACCATGGCGGATTTATCGGATGGAGCAATTTCCCATTAAATCCTGCTAACTGGGGAACTACCGCTATTGACTGGGGTAGTTTCGTATTTAACTTAGTATTCTGTGCAACGGCAGCTACTATCGTTTCAGGTGCCATGGCAGAACGTACTAAATTTATTTCTTACTGTGTATACAGTTTTGTAATCAGCCTTATTGTGTATCCTATTGAAGCCCACTGGGTATGGGGCGGCGGCTGGTTAGCTGAAAAAGGCTTCATAGATTTCGCCGGTTCAGCCTGTATCCATACTGTAGGTGGTATTTCAGCACTCATCGGTGCCAAAATGTTGGGACCTAGAATAGGTAAGTTTGATGAAAACGGAAAACCAAAACCAATCCTTGGACACAGCATTACTCTTGGTGCTTTAGGTTGTTTCATTCTCTGGTTCGGCTGGTACGGATTCAATGGTGCGGCAGCTACATCAAACACTAACCTTGCATCAATCTTTGCCACAACAACAATTGCACCTGCTGTTTCAACTATCGTTGTAATGGTATTTACATGGATAAGAAACGGCAAGCCTGATGTATCAATGACTCTTAACGGTTCATTGGCAGGTCTTGTAGCTATTACAGCCGGATGTGCCTGCGTAGATGCTGTAGGTTCTGCAGTTATTGGTGTTGTTGCCGGTCTTGTAGTAGTATTCATAGTATGGTTCGTTGAGAACAAACTTAAGATTGATGATCCTGTCGGTGCTATAGCTGTTCACGGTGGCTGCGGTATTACGGGTACAATCCTTGTAGGTTTCTTCGCAACCGGTAAAGGCGAATATACTGCAAAGGGTCTCTTCTACGGTGGTGGTGCTAAATTACTCGGCACACAGTTAATCGGTATCCTTTCAATTGTTGCGTGGGTTGCCGTAACTATGACAATTGTATTCTTCATTATCAAGAAAACAATCGGTCTCCGTGTTACACCTGCTGAAGAAATTGAAGGTCTTGACCCAACAGAACATGGTCTTGAAAATGCTTACGCTGATTTCATTGTGAAGAAGTAA
- a CDS encoding YjfB family protein — MDITGLQSASLSAANTINDVSVRMLAKSLDSMEELGDGMKKMLEMSVTPYIGSNIDISL, encoded by the coding sequence ATGGATATTACAGGTTTACAGTCTGCTTCGCTTTCAGCAGCCAACACAATTAATGACGTGTCCGTCCGGATGCTTGCCAAATCATTAGATTCTATGGAAGAGCTTGGAGACGGCATGAAGAAGATGCTTGAAATGTCTGTGACGCCATACATCGGCAGTAATATAGATATTTCTTTATAA
- a CDS encoding RidA family protein, translated as MQKVISTDKAPGAIGPYSQAIEVNGMVFTSGVIPVDPATGVIPEGVEAQATQAFTNLTNLVEASGAAMSQVVKTTVFIKEMNDFGKINEIYAKFFKEPYPSRSCVEVARLPKDVLLEVEAIVAK; from the coding sequence ATGCAGAAAGTAATCAGTACGGATAAGGCACCGGGAGCAATCGGACCTTACTCACAGGCAATCGAAGTTAATGGAATGGTATTTACATCAGGAGTTATTCCGGTAGATCCTGCAACAGGAGTTATTCCTGAAGGCGTTGAAGCTCAGGCAACACAGGCATTTACTAACCTTACCAATCTTGTTGAAGCTTCGGGAGCAGCAATGTCACAGGTAGTTAAGACAACAGTCTTTATTAAGGAAATGAATGATTTCGGAAAAATCAATGAAATCTATGCAAAGTTCTTCAAAGAACCATATCCTTCAAGATCCTGTGTAGAAGTTGCAAGACTTCCAAAAGACGTATTGCTTGAAGTTGAAGCAATAGTAGCAAAATAA
- a CDS encoding acyl-[acyl-carrier-protein] thioesterase, protein MLFEKETYVRYSEVDKDGLIKIDALVNHLQDIVMLHADEVGAGIAQVIDMGTVWFISTWQIEIITPPRIYDKIILKTNPYEFKGFFGNRNVWIENEKGEILVKANSIWVYLDVKTKVPKRIDDAAVKPYLPLEPKLEMSYSSRKIAMPENFEPSEPVRVHYGQLDTNGHVNNCQYIKTAMDVIEIKDMPRQIRAEYKKSALYGDVFYPYIHREEKAIYVDLRDKDNAEYATVVFEF, encoded by the coding sequence ATGTTGTTTGAAAAAGAAACGTATGTACGTTACAGCGAAGTTGATAAAGATGGATTGATTAAAATAGATGCACTTGTCAATCACCTTCAGGATATAGTTATGCTTCATGCCGATGAGGTGGGTGCAGGCATTGCACAGGTTATTGACATGGGAACGGTATGGTTTATTTCTACATGGCAGATAGAAATAATTACACCACCAAGAATATATGATAAAATAATTCTTAAGACCAATCCCTATGAGTTTAAAGGGTTTTTCGGAAACAGAAATGTCTGGATAGAAAATGAAAAAGGCGAGATTCTTGTAAAGGCCAATTCTATATGGGTATATCTGGATGTAAAGACAAAAGTACCGAAAAGGATTGATGATGCGGCAGTAAAACCATATCTTCCTCTTGAACCAAAGCTTGAAATGAGTTATTCTTCAAGAAAGATAGCGATGCCTGAGAATTTTGAACCGTCAGAGCCTGTACGGGTTCATTATGGACAGCTTGATACCAACGGACATGTTAATAACTGCCAGTATATCAAGACTGCAATGGATGTAATCGAAATTAAAGATATGCCAAGGCAGATCAGGGCAGAGTACAAAAAGTCGGCATTATACGGTGATGTTTTTTATCCTTATATACATAGGGAAGAAAAAGCAATATATGTTGATTTACGTGATAAAGATAATGCCGAGTACGCTACCGTAGTTTTTGAATTTTAG
- a CDS encoding YitT family protein codes for MKRVMRYLLLTIGAFLMGLAVKMIFDTSGLVTGGVSGIAVILQKILNIPMWLTNIVINVPLFIYGFRTLERRVLWDSFYANFIFTLAIGLLPDINPVGNDIFLSAIAGGFIMGTGLGIILSCDATSGGADLAAYMIQKKSKRIKTVWIIFIIDAIIIALGTPVFGIPSSIYGVISVFTISFVSGKIVDGPAVSRTAYIISRNSIEIAAIINKRLERGVTGIKVMGMYENKEKIMLVCVARKREIHKIVEIVEEADKQAFMWIGDAREVMGEGFVNIA; via the coding sequence ATGAAAAGAGTAATGAGATATCTATTATTGACAATAGGGGCATTTTTGATGGGATTAGCTGTAAAAATGATATTTGATACTTCGGGTCTTGTAACCGGAGGAGTCTCCGGCATCGCTGTAATCCTGCAGAAAATTTTGAATATCCCTATGTGGCTGACTAATATTGTTATAAACGTGCCACTTTTTATTTACGGGTTCCGCACTCTTGAAAGAAGAGTATTGTGGGATTCTTTTTATGCCAATTTTATTTTTACGCTGGCAATAGGACTTCTCCCGGATATCAATCCTGTGGGTAATGATATATTTTTATCTGCGATTGCGGGAGGATTCATAATGGGAACAGGGTTGGGAATTATTTTAAGCTGTGATGCAACGTCAGGAGGAGCTGATCTTGCTGCATATATGATTCAGAAAAAATCAAAAAGAATTAAGACGGTATGGATTATTTTTATAATAGATGCGATAATCATTGCCCTGGGAACACCGGTTTTTGGAATACCATCATCAATTTACGGTGTTATTTCGGTATTTACAATCAGTTTCGTTTCAGGAAAAATTGTGGATGGACCGGCTGTTTCAAGAACCGCATATATAATAAGTAGAAACAGCATTGAAATTGCTGCAATAATCAACAAAAGACTTGAAAGAGGGGTCACCGGAATAAAAGTAATGGGAATGTATGAAAATAAAGAAAAAATAATGTTGGTATGTGTTGCCAGAAAACGTGAAATCCATAAAATAGTGGAAATAGTGGAGGAGGCTGACAAACAGGCATTTATGTGGATTGGGGATGCCAGGGAAGTTATGGGAGAAGGCTTTGTTAATATTGCCTAG
- a CDS encoding S1 RNA-binding domain-containing protein produces MIEIGKKQPLMVVNKTEFGVYLGNEQEKVLLPGKYVDEDVETGDSLTVFVYRDSKDRLIATTLEPLITLGEVRVLKVKQNNKIGSFLDWGLEKDLFLPFKEQTAKVKEGMSYPVALYVDKSGRLCATMKIYHYLKTTDMYHTGDIVKGIAYERIDKFGMFVAVDCMYQGLIPNKALYGKIEIGDEIKATVSKVREDGKIELSVRGPAYLQLDEDGDRILKELDYNDGFLPLNDKSDPEIIKQKLEMSKAAFKRACGHLLKANKIDITDDGIRRR; encoded by the coding sequence ATGATAGAAATTGGTAAAAAACAGCCGCTTATGGTAGTAAATAAGACCGAGTTTGGTGTATACCTTGGAAATGAACAGGAAAAGGTGCTGCTTCCCGGTAAATATGTGGATGAAGATGTTGAAACAGGAGATTCCCTGACGGTATTTGTATACAGGGATTCCAAAGACAGGCTTATAGCAACCACGCTTGAACCTCTTATCACTTTAGGAGAGGTCAGGGTATTAAAAGTTAAGCAGAATAATAAAATAGGTTCATTCCTTGACTGGGGACTGGAAAAAGATTTATTCCTTCCGTTTAAGGAACAGACAGCCAAAGTTAAAGAAGGAATGTCATATCCGGTAGCTCTTTATGTTGACAAGTCGGGAAGACTTTGTGCTACCATGAAAATATATCATTACCTTAAAACAACGGATATGTATCATACCGGTGATATTGTGAAAGGAATTGCTTACGAACGCATTGACAAATTCGGAATGTTTGTTGCAGTTGACTGTATGTACCAGGGACTTATACCTAACAAAGCATTATACGGAAAGATTGAAATCGGTGACGAAATTAAGGCAACCGTTTCAAAAGTAAGGGAGGACGGCAAGATAGAGCTTTCGGTAAGAGGACCGGCATATCTCCAGCTTGATGAGGATGGAGACAGGATTCTTAAAGAACTTGATTATAATGACGGATTTCTTCCTTTAAATGATAAGTCTGACCCTGAAATTATCAAACAGAAGCTTGAGATGAGCAAGGCTGCATTTAAGCGTGCCTGCGGACATCTTTTAAAAGCAAATAAAATAGATATCACGGATGATGGTATCAGAAGGAGATAA
- a CDS encoding glutamine synthetase III has protein sequence MSEAFKIEDIFAENVFTVAKMKERLPKKVFANLKNVMDNGGQLAIEDADVIAKAMKDWAQEKGATHYTHWFQPLITSLTAEKHDSFVTHPDEDGKVISSFTGKQLIMGEPDASSFPSGGLRATCAARGYTVWDVTSPAFIREGAIGAVLCIPTVFCSYTGETLDKKAPLLRSMEAVSKEAMRIVKLFDPETEATKVTASVGPEQEYFLISKDSFDARKDLKFTGRTLFGAPAPKGQELEDQYFGAIKENVGSFMKDLNRELWRLGITATTQHNEVAPGQHEMAPIYMAANIAVDNNLLAMETLNKVAERHGLECLLHEKPFAGVNGSGKHNNWSLSTNTGINLLDPGKTPNKNRQFLLVLACIMKAVDRHSDLLRQSASDVGNDHRLGANEAPPAIISIYLGDQLGDVVNQIIEKGSAESCIKGEELNLGISTVPVVTKDATDRNRTSPFAFTGNKFEFRMVGSMDSIAMPNITLNAIVAEAFDEAANELEGSADFEKACDEYIAKTMREHQRIVFNGNGYSDEWVEEAAKRGLPNLKSMVDATEALVSDKSVALFSKYGIMDKVELESRAEILYDTYAKVINIEALTMIDMASKDILPSVMKYTTELAASINEVVSAGADASVQKETLDEITVYLKEAKTALTTLKADQAEAEKGCVKCTAEFYRDVIKADMAALRTPVDILETLVDSEYWPMPTYGELLFEA, from the coding sequence ATGAGTGAAGCATTTAAGATTGAAGACATTTTTGCTGAAAATGTATTTACAGTAGCAAAGATGAAAGAAAGATTACCTAAAAAAGTATTTGCAAATCTAAAGAACGTTATGGACAACGGTGGACAGCTCGCCATCGAGGACGCTGACGTTATTGCAAAAGCAATGAAGGACTGGGCACAGGAAAAAGGAGCCACACACTACACACATTGGTTCCAGCCATTAATTACCAGCCTTACAGCAGAGAAACATGATTCATTTGTAACACATCCGGACGAGGACGGAAAAGTTATTTCATCATTTACAGGAAAGCAGCTCATTATGGGAGAGCCTGACGCTTCTTCTTTCCCATCAGGCGGACTTCGTGCAACATGTGCGGCAAGAGGTTACACAGTATGGGATGTTACTTCTCCTGCATTTATCAGGGAAGGTGCAATAGGTGCAGTCCTTTGTATTCCTACGGTATTCTGCTCATATACCGGAGAAACTCTTGATAAGAAAGCACCTCTTTTAAGATCTATGGAAGCCGTAAGCAAGGAAGCTATGAGAATTGTTAAATTGTTCGACCCGGAAACAGAAGCAACCAAAGTAACTGCTTCCGTTGGTCCTGAACAGGAATATTTCCTTATAAGCAAAGACAGCTTTGACGCAAGAAAAGACCTTAAATTCACAGGCAGAACTCTTTTCGGTGCTCCTGCTCCAAAAGGACAGGAACTTGAAGATCAGTATTTCGGTGCTATCAAAGAAAACGTTGGTTCATTTATGAAAGACCTCAACCGTGAACTTTGGAGACTGGGAATCACAGCAACTACCCAGCATAACGAAGTTGCTCCCGGACAGCACGAAATGGCTCCTATTTACATGGCTGCCAATATTGCCGTAGATAATAACCTTCTTGCAATGGAAACCCTTAATAAAGTAGCAGAAAGACATGGACTTGAATGTCTTCTCCATGAAAAACCATTTGCCGGTGTCAATGGTTCAGGTAAACATAATAACTGGTCGCTTTCAACCAACACAGGTATAAATCTTCTTGATCCGGGTAAAACACCTAACAAGAACAGACAGTTTCTTCTTGTACTTGCCTGCATAATGAAAGCCGTTGACAGACATTCTGATTTACTTCGTCAGTCTGCTTCCGATGTAGGCAACGACCACAGACTTGGAGCTAACGAAGCACCTCCTGCAATCATCTCTATCTACCTTGGAGACCAGTTAGGGGATGTTGTAAACCAGATTATTGAAAAAGGTTCTGCTGAAAGCTGCATTAAAGGAGAGGAACTTAACCTTGGTATAAGCACCGTACCTGTTGTGACAAAAGATGCTACAGACAGAAACAGAACTTCACCATTTGCCTTTACAGGAAATAAATTTGAATTCCGTATGGTTGGTTCGATGGATTCAATCGCAATGCCAAACATTACATTAAATGCTATCGTAGCCGAGGCTTTTGACGAAGCCGCCAATGAACTTGAAGGTTCTGCCGATTTTGAAAAAGCATGTGACGAATACATCGCAAAGACAATGCGTGAACATCAGAGAATCGTATTTAATGGAAATGGTTATTCGGATGAATGGGTTGAAGAAGCAGCAAAACGTGGTCTTCCTAACCTTAAATCAATGGTAGACGCTACAGAAGCTCTTGTATCAGATAAATCCGTTGCACTTTTCTCTAAGTACGGAATTATGGATAAGGTAGAACTTGAATCAAGAGCCGAGATTCTTTATGATACATATGCTAAGGTAATCAATATTGAAGCTCTTACAATGATTGATATGGCTTCTAAGGATATTCTTCCTTCGGTTATGAAATATACTACAGAGCTTGCCGCTTCAATCAATGAAGTTGTATCTGCAGGTGCAGATGCCAGCGTACAGAAAGAGACTCTGGATGAGATTACAGTTTACCTTAAAGAAGCAAAAACAGCCCTTACAACTCTTAAAGCTGATCAGGCTGAAGCTGAAAAAGGATGTGTCAAGTGCACTGCCGAATTCTACAGAGATGTTATCAAAGCTGATATGGCAGCACTCAGAACTCCTGTTGATATTCTTGAAACACTTGTTGACTCAGAATACTGGCCTATGCCTACATACGGCGAGTTACTCTTTGAAGCATAA
- a CDS encoding P-II family nitrogen regulator, producing the protein MKKLEMIIKPEKLDDVKKILDDSKANGVMVTNIMGYGAQKGFKRIYRGNEYFVNLLPKVKVETVVADDVAEPIIEKIVSEISSGSIGDGKIFVYNVEDAVRVRTGERGESAL; encoded by the coding sequence ATGAAGAAGCTGGAAATGATAATCAAACCTGAAAAACTGGATGATGTCAAGAAGATTCTTGATGATTCCAAGGCCAATGGTGTGATGGTCACAAACATCATGGGTTATGGTGCCCAGAAAGGTTTCAAACGTATTTACAGAGGTAATGAGTATTTTGTAAATCTCCTTCCTAAAGTAAAAGTTGAAACAGTTGTTGCAGACGATGTAGCAGAACCTATTATCGAAAAGATTGTTTCTGAAATCTCATCAGGCAGTATCGGTGATGGTAAAATTTTCGTCTACAATGTAGAAGACGCAGTCAGAGTAAGAACTGGCGAACGTGGAGAGTCAGCTCTCTAA
- a CDS encoding GNAT family N-acetyltransferase, translating into MLKKINIYSDKDILYITDDEKEAEKLLKEKEAVLFVCENPENAPFIQGCRFVTDTEGMKDHGYLAMVYSRYKNIPLQILETERTYVREITTDDVKALYSLYDDEALKYVEPLYEYDEEVIFTKKYIENMYGFYGYGLWLVFEKETDELIGRAGIEIRNIDGADKNELAYIIRKDYRRKGYGYEVCKAILNYAFTKLSMDEVMIVIEKDNVPSINMADRIGATPIALSAVNGCEYMIFQCRNN; encoded by the coding sequence ATGTTAAAAAAAATCAATATTTACAGTGATAAAGATATTTTATATATCACAGATGATGAAAAAGAAGCAGAAAAATTATTAAAAGAAAAAGAAGCAGTACTTTTTGTATGTGAAAATCCCGAAAATGCTCCGTTTATACAGGGCTGCCGCTTTGTTACGGATACAGAGGGCATGAAAGACCACGGATACCTTGCAATGGTATACAGCAGATATAAAAATATACCGTTGCAAATCCTTGAAACAGAAAGAACTTACGTCAGGGAAATTACGACAGATGATGTGAAGGCACTGTATTCGCTGTATGATGATGAGGCTTTAAAATATGTGGAGCCGCTTTACGAATATGATGAAGAAGTTATTTTTACAAAAAAATATATTGAAAATATGTATGGATTCTACGGATACGGTTTGTGGCTTGTTTTTGAAAAAGAAACAGATGAACTGATTGGCAGAGCGGGAATAGAAATAAGAAACATAGACGGAGCAGATAAAAATGAACTCGCATATATTATCAGAAAAGATTACAGGCGGAAAGGTTATGGTTATGAAGTATGTAAAGCTATATTAAATTATGCTTTTACAAAACTTTCTATGGATGAAGTGATGATTGTGATTGAAAAAGATAATGTTCCGTCAATTAATATGGCGGACAGGATAGGAGCAACTCCTATAGCACTGTCCGCCGTAAATGGTTGTGAATATATGATATTTCAATGCAGAAATAATTAA